The Bos taurus isolate L1 Dominette 01449 registration number 42190680 breed Hereford chromosome 12, ARS-UCD2.0, whole genome shotgun sequence genomic interval gggaagtctggcgtgctgcagtccatggggttgcaaagagtcagacacaactgagcgactaaccacaACAATAAGGACCATTAGCTCTGGGGCTTTTTTAGGCTGCCCCACTCAGGTgcttgcatgcttagtcgctcagtcttgtccaactctccaCCCCaaggcctgcagcatgccaggctcctctgtccatgggattctccagtaggttgtcatttccttctccaggggatcttcccaacccaggaatcaagcctacatctcttaagtctcctgcattggcaggtgaattctttaccccaACAAattcccatggccagaggaagcCCTTCAGGCGGGGGCTGCCGAAGCCTGAGGCAAGAAGCCACAGTGTGCCCTCCAGGAGCAGCAGATGACCTCCAAGGGGATCTATTCCACTTGTCTTCAACGGCCATCACAGCAGAGCAGCTGTTCTTCACCTGTGAATGCAGGCTCTGtgcgtgtggtgtgtgtgtgtacacacacaagtgcacacacacactctcttccTTGGTCCACCTTTCTCTCTTTCAATTCCATCCCTCTCACTACAGCCTCATAAACAGCAAGCACCTAAACGGTCTCAGCCCCTCCAAGGCAGGCAGCCTCGCCTCACTGTACAGCGAGTGGAAGCTGCACTGACAGCCTCCGGGGCCCTGGCCCCACCGATGGAAGCCCATGCCAGCTTCCAGCCAGCCCCTGCCCAGCTGGAAGGGCCAGAACTTGCGCCGTTTGATGCTTGCTGAAGCCCTGCTGAAGTGCAGCATGGAGTCATGGAAAAAAACTGGAGCAGATGTCAGGAATTTGAGGTTTCTCAAGTCCACCGGTGATTTGCTTTATAGACCTTAAGGAAGTTAATGAAACTTTCTGAAACTTAGTTTCCCCATCGGTAAAATCGAAGTAATAACACCTGCCTTGTTTACCTCCAAGAGCTGTGTTGGGACTCAAAGGAGCCAATTTGTGTCCCTGGAAGCTCCTTCATACTTAAGGTGGCTCTTGTTCAGCCTTGTGGTCATGTCTTGGTTTTAGCCCCCAAGGCAGGGAGTCTTGCTGGCCGACCTCTCACAGCCTCACCCCCAAGGGCAGCACCTTGTTCTGGGAGGGGAGAATGTCTTCTGGTCTAGACGGGATGAGGCCTTTGTTTGCAGGAGATCCAGGCAGAGCAAATCTAGGACTTGGCCACTCTCGGAGGTTGCAGTCCCCCATCTGGGGACAGGATAGGGCAGGAAGGCTTGCATACTGCCTGGGTGAGGCATGACCCCTCCTGTCTCTAAATTTAGTTCTATGTACAGCAGCAAATTCCTGAATTACTGTACAAAGCGGCGGATCAGGCAACACAACTTTTCCCAAACCACGATGGGGACTATCGAGAAGGGCATCTACTGTGCTTAGCAAGTGTCATTAAGTCTGACTCGACGACAACAGAGAATCTAGCGTCAGTTGGACCTGACTCCGGCTATATATCCTAGAGGGCTTGTCAGTGGCTCAGGGAGGGCAGCGCCAAGGGgtgatgccacacacacacaccccctccccgcaccgcCCAGGGCTGGAAAAACCAAGGGTTTCAGAAGAGGTCTCAAGGTTTAGCTCACAAATACTAGGGACGAGGTGTGGAGCTGTAACCATGGTAACAATACACATCCTGTTGTTCAGTGTGGACTCAGCCAAGGTCTGGGGGAGTACAGGGTGCTGAGTCCTTCTACTGGCCTCTGAAAGAAAAGCTCTTATCATCCTCCAGCTACAAGCAGTGAACGCAAAGTAATTCTCTGCAACAGAAACATGCTGTTTAGTGGGGAGACCTGGAGGAGCCTCTAGACAGTGCCCAGAATTAATCTGCACGTAAATCCCAAGAATGCTCATGCAGAGAAACTACTGCTCCCTCTCGTTTATAAGCCAAAAGCATCCTTCTGCCAGAACAGAGTTGTTCTTGGCACTTGGGAGTAAATGTGAGGAGAGAATCAAAACACAACGCCTGAGAAAGGCATCCATCAGAAATCTGCAGCCAGGGGCAGGGTGAGTAGTAACAAAGAAAGATGGATTCGTGGCAGAAACGAAGATTAACTGTACCAGGGAGATGGTTGGTGTCTTGGCTCCTAGAGCAGGGATGGGGCGCCCAGCACCTGGAGGTGAGGCTGGGTCAACGAGATGCAGAGACACGTGGGCTCTTCCTGCCCTTGGCCTCCACCctgagggctcagaggagggtcCCTGCCCAGCCACGTGGCGGCCCCAGGTCAGGCTTCTGGCAGCTGAGGCCGCAGACCTGCTGCCTGCTTGCACCAATCCTGGAAGGACACACCATCCCCACCTCCGTGAGGCTTCACTGTGTGATGTGAAAAGATCAACACAGGAACTAGGGAAACCTGGCAGAGAAAGTCCTCTCTTCCCTCCACCTTCAGTTACACCAGATCTGCCTCCAGGGACTTTGGCAAGTTTGACAAACGGCAGAAGAATTTGGAAAAATTTCTTCACTGGCCAAGGGCAGTTGATGGCTGGGCATAAACATGCTGCCATGGTTCTTTGTACAGTGGAGGTTTAGAGGCAGGAACAACTGTCAGATTATTTTCAACTCTTCCCCCCATCTAATCTCTGAGTGCTCGTGTGTACACTCCTCACGCTGATTTTGTTGTTAAATCCCTAAGTCACGGCCGGCTctttttgccaccctatggactgtagcctgccaggctcctctgtccatgggatttcccaggcaagaatactggagtgggctgccatttcctcttccaggggatcttcctgacccagggatggaacctacgtctctacgtctcctgcactgacagacaggttctttaccactcgccacctgggaagcctcacgcTGATAGCATCTGGATAAAGATGGAATTCTGTGCACTGGCAAGAACAGATTCATCACCAACAGTGTACATTCCAACCAAAGGCATCGTTGTGTCCACATGAATCACCCGGCAGGGACGGCTACGCTTGCCCGACTCGGAAACCCTTGACTCATGGGGCACTCATTCAGACTAGTTGCCCACTAGTTACGCAAGCATCTTCTCCAAATGCCTCGAAGGAGTTTACGAGCTGCTGGCTCATTCTGAGTTCTGTCTCTTGGAGGAAGAACacaggtggggagagaggaagggtaGACACAATCACCTGCCTGGTATATGGAGAAATTAAGGTTCAAACAAGCCCTTGAGTGAAATGCATAGACATTTATGAGTCAGACTCTTCCCTTGGAGGAGCCAAAATGAGCTGTTCTGAATCCTAAGTGAACTATTTTCTTGCCCAACAATTTCATGCAGCTGTTCTAACACAGCCTCAAAACAAGCAAGCCAAAATGCAAGCTCACAGAATTTTATGTTTCTAAACAATTCCCCAGCCCTCACTCAACCTCTGACTCTTCTATTTCAGTTGGATTGACCCTTTCATTGACTTTAGAGACCTCTCAATGCTTCTCTACTCCTGATCTGCTTCCAGTTCTTATGGGTACCTTATTCCTGACATTCACTCCTTCCTGGACCATAACCTGATCCTGATATTGCTCCCACTTTGAACTTCAACCACACTTTTCCCTTACCTGTACTAGATCCATACACCGTAATGCCTAGAGGTAGGACTGGCAATAGAGCAAATCTCAGGGTTAGGGTAAAACTCACTGATGGAGTATAAAATGCCCATTTTACTCATCATTTATTTAAACTTacttcttattgaagtatagttgatttacaatgttgtattaatttcggGTGTACAACACACtgattcaattatttttatagattttgtgagtgactctttgtgaccctgtggattggagtccgccaggcttctctgtctaatTTTTCCTGTcaaaaaattcctgctggaatttttcaggcaagaatactggaatcagttgccatttcctactccagggggatcttcccaacccagggattgaacccacgtcttctgcatctcctgcattggcaggcagattctttacccatgagccacctgggaagaccttttattgactatactccatttaaaggtattataaaatattggctatattccctgtgctgaaaaactaacatttattggcTGAATTTTTAGGTCAAATTGAAATATCCTCATGTTAAAATAGCTGCACAAAAAGTGACTTTATTGAAATAGCTGCATCCAAAGAGCTGAAAGCCTGGATGTCGTCTGCTTCTGGCACCTGACTCTGGCCCTCTTTCGTGCAGCTTTGCCTTCTGTTCCGCTGTATGCCGGGGTGTGGTTAGCAGAAGAGGCGCTCGCACCAGGGCTGCTTTGAATCCTCTTGTTCCAAGAGAGGACTATGTAGGTGTCACAAATGACACTCGTCCAAAACCCGAACAGGATGCTAATAGCAGGCCCACGTGTTTCCACCTCCCCATGAGGCAGCCTGGGCTGGCGTCAGTCCTCTCCCCAAACTCTTTCCTGCCCCCATACGCTCAGGAGCTCTACTTGGGTCAGAAATGCAATTCTCTGACAGTGCCAGACAGCCAGATGATgctggggaaaaagaaagaaaaagcaaaagcagattTCTAAATTAAGCCCAAGCCtcgtttattaaaaaaaaaaaaaaagccacagccTAGCAACATGTTCACAGCTCAACCTCCCTCTGTGATGAAGCCTCTGTGGCCAGAGCTGGGGATGACACAGTCATTGGAGGCCCTCCCCATCTGGAAAGTGCTGACGGTGGCACATTGAGGGCCCAGTCCACCCAAGGGCGGGGTTCCAAAGGAGCAGAGAGGATACAGAGCTTACTGAGGTCCAAAACTTTAATGAAGTCCCTAGACACCTACGGACGCTTGGCAATGAACACACCTGAAGTAATAGCAGATGAAGTTCCTCGGGCTGCTCT includes:
- the LOC101905699 gene encoding LOW QUALITY PROTEIN: small integral membrane protein 2 (The sequence of the model RefSeq protein was modified relative to this genomic sequence to represent the inferred CDS: inserted 1 base in 1 codon; deleted 2 bases in 1 codon), whose protein sequence is MLPRGQVSLLVNYLEKKQAHQMSETRAKFRLRNRHTPRDTMPALKEFGERTDASRLPHGEVETRGPAISILFGFWTSVICDTYIVLSWNKRIQSSPGASASSAXPHPGIQRNRRQSCTKEGQSQVPEADDIQAFSSLDAAISIKSLFVQLF